The proteins below are encoded in one region of Microbispora sp. NBC_01189:
- a CDS encoding HNH endonuclease signature motif containing protein: MGEAARGAALVPVPEDAGVCLAEAEELLAARDRITSALAARVGRVHRMGEAKSHGHASTKLWLRSAGGMTPAGAGRLLTMSMELPRLPKVRRLFAEGGLPEGVVEAICTATAGLTDEQAITAEAILLELAGSAGAAEVAKAGRYLRAVLDPDGHEKDEQADFDRRFFRVRRRRGGGLEGEFYLPVEVAARLQHMLDVYARPRAEGDDRPLSVRNADALIAFLENKIVTELLVLVNAESLPDDPPSGTPCDDGKPAGTDPAGTDPADTDPTADHPTADHPAADLGDEHSDSGRSATVPGGEPRAGDAPGRDSGRCESGTPECDGDRLASDAPMRGDEHRADAPIGQDPATDAPTCRDGAPGMPSEDASSGDCPGDCHAHGCPGGDRLGDRPGECRAPACPDEDRRDGGCPVGDGAAGGYRPAFAPGEVPSGMPGAGADAPWATEPGAPPGAEHGGDTWPGAESWAGAGPDAPPWPGGEARPEGDARAESDAWAGVEADAPPGVGVSAPPGVWLRGLPGLILATGQLLPVVSVHRLARTSTLVRIVMNAAGQVLDMGRKVRLATPAQRRAVFARYATCWVDGCPLPATMCQIDHADDWSSGGLTDLKLLGPACQFHNRDRYRHPTRYTRRKVGDDRWAFTYRNPRTTRRART, from the coding sequence GTGGGTGAGGCGGCTCGGGGGGCGGCGTTGGTGCCCGTGCCCGAGGACGCGGGGGTGTGTCTGGCCGAGGCGGAGGAGTTGCTTGCGGCCCGCGACCGGATCACCAGCGCGTTGGCGGCCCGGGTGGGTCGTGTTCACCGGATGGGGGAGGCGAAGAGCCATGGGCATGCGTCCACCAAGTTGTGGTTGCGCTCTGCTGGGGGGATGACGCCGGCGGGAGCGGGGCGCCTGTTGACGATGAGCATGGAACTGCCCCGTCTGCCGAAGGTCCGCCGCCTGTTCGCGGAGGGCGGCCTGCCCGAGGGGGTCGTGGAGGCGATCTGCACCGCCACCGCGGGGCTGACCGACGAGCAGGCCATCACCGCCGAGGCGATCTTGCTGGAGTTGGCGGGGTCGGCGGGTGCGGCGGAGGTGGCGAAGGCGGGGCGGTATCTGCGGGCAGTGCTGGACCCTGACGGGCATGAGAAGGACGAGCAGGCGGATTTCGATCGCCGGTTCTTCCGGGTGCGCCGGCGTCGGGGTGGTGGGTTGGAGGGGGAGTTCTACCTGCCGGTGGAGGTTGCGGCGCGGTTGCAGCACATGCTGGATGTGTATGCCCGGCCGAGGGCTGAGGGTGATGACCGGCCGTTGAGTGTGCGGAACGCGGACGCGTTGATCGCGTTCCTGGAGAACAAGATCGTGACTGAGCTTCTGGTGCTGGTCAACGCCGAGTCCCTTCCCGACGACCCTCCGAGTGGCACTCCCTGCGACGACGGCAAGCCCGCAGGCACCGACCCCGCAGGCACCGACCCCGCAGACACCGACCCCACAGCCGATCACCCCACAGCCGATCACCCCGCCGCCGACCTCGGCGACGAGCACTCGGACTCTGGGCGCTCCGCGACTGTTCCCGGCGGCGAGCCCCGCGCCGGTGATGCTCCGGGGCGCGACAGTGGGCGGTGCGAGAGCGGCACCCCCGAGTGCGACGGTGACCGGTTGGCCAGCGATGCGCCGATGCGGGGCGATGAGCACCGGGCTGACGCGCCCATCGGACAGGACCCTGCCACGGACGCTCCCACCTGCCGCGACGGCGCCCCTGGCATGCCCAGCGAAGACGCCTCCAGTGGGGACTGTCCCGGGGACTGCCATGCCCACGGCTGCCCCGGCGGCGACCGTTTGGGGGACCGCCCGGGGGAGTGCCGCGCTCCCGCCTGTCCCGATGAGGACCGCCGTGATGGCGGCTGTCCTGTTGGTGACGGTGCGGCGGGGGGCTATCGGCCTGCTTTCGCGCCCGGTGAGGTGCCGAGCGGGATGCCGGGGGCGGGAGCCGATGCCCCGTGGGCCACGGAGCCCGGCGCTCCGCCGGGTGCGGAACATGGCGGCGACACCTGGCCGGGAGCTGAGTCATGGGCGGGGGCGGGCCCAGACGCTCCGCCGTGGCCGGGAGGCGAGGCCCGGCCGGAGGGTGACGCCCGGGCGGAGAGTGATGCCTGGGCGGGGGTGGAAGCCGATGCGCCGCCAGGGGTGGGGGTGAGTGCGCCGCCGGGGGTGTGGTTGCGGGGGTTGCCGGGGCTGATCCTGGCGACCGGGCAGCTGCTGCCCGTTGTCAGTGTGCACCGGCTGGCGCGTACCAGCACCCTGGTGAGGATCGTGATGAACGCCGCCGGGCAGGTCCTGGACATGGGCCGCAAGGTCAGGTTGGCCACCCCGGCCCAGCGGCGGGCGGTCTTCGCCCGGTACGCCACCTGCTGGGTCGACGGCTGCCCCCTGCCCGCCACCATGTGCCAGATCGACCACGCCGACGACTGGAGCAGCGGCGGACTGACCGACCTCAAGCTGCTCGGGCCGGCCTGCCAGTTCCACAACCGCGACCGCTACCGCCACCCCACCCGCTACACCCGCCGCAAAGTAGGCGACGACCGCTGGGCCTTCACCTACCGCAACCCCCGCACCACCCGGCGAGCGAGGACATAA
- a CDS encoding DUF1707 domain-containing protein, with protein sequence MSGEMAPGRGELRASDKDREQVVELLRVAAGDGRLSADELDERLEAALTARTYEELDALLTDLPGAGPALARGVAATLPKELTRIAVGSASAKRDGDWVVPQRMQVECKSGSVVLDFTGAVITSPTLEIEASVGSGSVTLVVPPDVLVDVEDVAVGSGSVQNRTRVAPGTPVRLRVHVTGKVGPGSITVR encoded by the coding sequence ATGTCTGGTGAAATGGCGCCCGGTCGGGGCGAGCTGCGCGCGTCTGACAAGGATCGAGAGCAGGTCGTGGAGCTGCTACGAGTCGCCGCCGGAGACGGCCGGTTGAGTGCGGACGAGCTGGACGAACGGCTCGAAGCGGCGCTGACGGCGCGTACGTACGAGGAGCTCGACGCGCTGCTCACGGACCTTCCGGGGGCCGGACCGGCGTTGGCGCGCGGTGTCGCGGCCACTCTTCCGAAGGAGTTGACGCGGATCGCGGTCGGCAGCGCGAGTGCGAAGCGTGACGGCGATTGGGTGGTGCCGCAGCGCATGCAGGTCGAGTGCAAGAGCGGATCCGTCGTTCTCGACTTCACCGGTGCCGTCATCACGTCACCCACGTTGGAGATCGAGGCGTCGGTGGGCAGCGGATCGGTGACGCTGGTGGTTCCGCCGGACGTCCTCGTGGACGTCGAGGATGTGGCGGTGGGCAGTGGCAGCGTACAGAATCGCACGCGTGTCGCCCCCGGCACCCCGGTTCGGCTACGCGTCCACGTAACGGGGAAGGTCGGCCCGGGCAGCATCACCGTGCGATAG
- a CDS encoding ABC transporter permease, which translates to MLARDAWLELRGRVVFWLSAAVLLVASAMAAFPGLFAALGPNERCDLRMSKRGPRTGALFGYDLQGCDYWSQVVHGTRASIVVGVAVTVFALLIAIVLGLVGGFYGGLADALISRTTDVFFGIPFVLGATVVLVAFPDHGMWAMTLVLVLLGWTTMTRLMRGQVIAIKHMDYVAAARMLGASDRRLMVRHILPNAVAPVFVVAMLNVGNVIAGEATLDYLGVGLQYPDVSWGLQLNTAQTFFAEHPHLLVFPALFLTATVLSFLMLGDVVRDALDPRLR; encoded by the coding sequence GTGCTCGCGCGTGACGCCTGGCTGGAACTGCGCGGCCGGGTGGTCTTCTGGCTCTCCGCCGCCGTCCTGCTGGTCGCGTCGGCGATGGCGGCCTTCCCCGGGCTGTTCGCCGCGCTCGGTCCCAACGAGCGCTGCGACCTGCGGATGTCGAAGCGCGGCCCGCGGACCGGCGCGCTGTTCGGGTACGACCTGCAGGGCTGCGACTACTGGTCGCAGGTCGTGCACGGCACCCGGGCGTCCATCGTGGTCGGCGTCGCGGTGACCGTGTTCGCCCTGCTGATCGCCATCGTGCTCGGGCTCGTGGGCGGGTTCTACGGGGGCCTCGCCGACGCGCTGATCTCCCGGACCACCGACGTGTTCTTCGGCATCCCCTTCGTGCTGGGGGCGACGGTCGTGCTGGTGGCCTTCCCCGACCACGGGATGTGGGCGATGACGCTGGTCCTCGTCCTGCTCGGGTGGACGACGATGACCCGCCTGATGCGCGGCCAGGTCATCGCGATCAAGCACATGGACTACGTCGCCGCCGCCCGCATGCTGGGCGCGAGCGACCGCAGGCTGATGGTCCGGCACATCCTGCCCAACGCGGTCGCGCCGGTCTTCGTGGTCGCGATGCTGAACGTCGGCAACGTGATCGCGGGCGAGGCGACGCTCGACTACCTCGGCGTCGGCCTGCAGTACCCCGACGTGTCCTGGGGCCTGCAGCTCAACACGGCGCAGACGTTCTTCGCCGAGCACCCGCACCTGCTGGTCTTCCCGGCGCTGTTCCTCACCGCGACCGTGCTGAGCTTCCTCATGCTGGGCGACGTCGTCCGCGACGCCCTCGACCCCCGCCTGCGCTGA
- a CDS encoding ABC transporter permease, with protein sequence MRYAARRLAQAVPVFVVTTFLIYTMVFALPGDPMLALAGDKPVPEQVLAVMRQRYHLDEPLLVQYGHYMLGVFHGDLGETFTGQPVSELLQDRWAVTAQLALTAWVFELVVGIGLGVLAGLRRGGAADTAVLAGTTFVIAVPVFVVGYTAQIVLGLGLGLFPTAGTDDGWPGSYLLPGMVLGSFGLAYVARLTRTSLVENLRADYVRTATAKGMVRRRVVGLHALRNSLIPVVTFLGVDFGNLMAGAVVTEGIFNLPGIGQQVFQSIQLQEGPVVVGVVTLLVMVFIAANLAADLLYGVLDPRIRRARA encoded by the coding sequence GTGAGATACGCCGCGCGGCGCCTGGCGCAGGCGGTCCCGGTCTTCGTCGTGACCACCTTCCTGATCTACACGATGGTGTTCGCGCTGCCCGGTGACCCGATGCTGGCGCTCGCGGGCGACAAGCCGGTGCCCGAGCAGGTGCTCGCCGTCATGCGGCAGCGCTACCACCTCGACGAGCCGCTGCTCGTGCAGTACGGCCACTACATGCTCGGGGTGTTCCACGGCGACCTGGGGGAGACCTTCACCGGGCAGCCGGTGAGCGAGCTGCTCCAGGACCGGTGGGCGGTCACCGCGCAGCTCGCGCTGACCGCCTGGGTCTTCGAGCTCGTCGTGGGGATCGGCCTCGGCGTCCTGGCCGGGCTGCGCCGGGGCGGGGCCGCCGACACGGCGGTCCTCGCCGGCACCACGTTCGTCATCGCGGTCCCGGTGTTCGTGGTCGGGTACACGGCCCAGATCGTGCTGGGCCTGGGCCTCGGGCTGTTCCCGACCGCGGGGACCGACGACGGCTGGCCGGGGAGCTACCTGCTGCCCGGCATGGTGCTCGGCTCGTTCGGCCTGGCGTACGTCGCCCGGCTCACCCGCACCTCGCTGGTGGAGAACCTGCGCGCCGACTACGTCCGTACGGCGACCGCGAAGGGGATGGTGCGGCGGCGGGTCGTCGGGCTGCACGCGCTGCGCAACTCGCTGATCCCGGTCGTGACCTTCCTCGGCGTCGACTTCGGCAACCTCATGGCGGGCGCGGTCGTCACCGAGGGCATCTTCAACCTGCCCGGGATCGGCCAGCAGGTGTTCCAGTCGATCCAGCTCCAGGAGGGCCCGGTCGTCGTCGGCGTCGTCACCCTGCTCGTCATGGTCTTCATCGCCGCCAACCTCGCCGCCGACCTGCTCTACGGCGTGCTCGACCCGAGGATCCGCCGTGCTCGCGCGTGA
- a CDS encoding ABC transporter substrate-binding protein: MRVTRSRTAALAAAAIMLSGGCGGSSSGGAKGADADRFSVALTEPDHLTPGNTSSDYSITVLDTIFETPVSIDAAGGRPVMRAAESVTSTDQKVWTIKVRQGGVFSDGEPVTAQSFADSWNATAYGPNGWTNNYYFANIEGYDKLNPANGDPSTDRLSGLKVVDDHTLEVTLTAPFSQFPITLAYIAFAPMPKAAFADLKAYDQAPVGNGPFVLDGAWEHDRQIKVKRSPSYNGERRAKAGAVTFRIYAGRDTAYTDLRAGRVDLLTTIPPASTAEARRLLGDRFLRTPDGTMDYLGFPTFDKRFASRDLRRAFSMAIDRKAIVDAVYDGAFKPMASLLAPLVPGYRENACGEACAYDPAGAKALFDQAGGFSGTLTLWFSNADPSYEQWMTAVANQLKQNLGISDIKLRKVPASDYLSSLRERKEDGPYRNNWVMDYPSPQDYLEYMWGAGNRMGWENKEFDDLIKQANSAPGLDASLPLYQKAEDVALAEMPMIPLWNWQNQVGFSTRISGVDVTPYSKNLYAISVKQG, from the coding sequence GTGCGGGTCACGAGAAGCCGGACGGCCGCCCTCGCCGCGGCCGCGATCATGCTGAGCGGCGGCTGCGGGGGATCCTCGTCCGGCGGCGCGAAGGGCGCGGACGCCGACCGTTTCTCCGTCGCGCTGACCGAGCCCGACCACCTCACCCCCGGCAACACGTCCAGCGACTACTCGATCACCGTTCTCGACACGATCTTCGAGACCCCGGTCTCCATCGACGCCGCCGGCGGCAGGCCGGTGATGCGCGCGGCCGAGTCGGTGACCAGCACCGACCAGAAGGTCTGGACGATCAAGGTCAGGCAGGGGGGCGTGTTCAGCGACGGAGAGCCCGTCACCGCCCAGAGCTTCGCCGACTCCTGGAACGCCACCGCGTACGGCCCGAACGGCTGGACCAACAACTACTACTTCGCCAACATCGAGGGCTACGACAAGCTCAACCCCGCCAACGGCGACCCCTCCACCGACAGGCTGAGCGGCCTCAAGGTCGTGGACGACCACACCCTTGAGGTCACGCTCACCGCGCCGTTCAGCCAGTTCCCGATCACGCTGGCGTACATCGCGTTCGCGCCGATGCCGAAGGCGGCGTTCGCCGACCTCAAGGCGTACGACCAGGCGCCCGTCGGCAACGGGCCGTTCGTCCTCGACGGCGCCTGGGAGCACGACCGGCAGATCAAGGTGAAGCGGTCGCCGTCGTACAACGGCGAGCGCAGGGCGAAGGCCGGCGCGGTCACCTTCAGGATCTACGCCGGCCGCGACACCGCCTACACCGACCTGCGGGCCGGCCGGGTGGACCTGCTGACCACGATCCCGCCGGCCAGCACGGCCGAGGCGCGGCGGCTGCTCGGCGACCGGTTCCTGCGGACCCCCGACGGCACGATGGACTACCTCGGCTTCCCGACGTTCGACAAGCGGTTCGCCAGCCGCGACCTGCGCCGGGCGTTCTCGATGGCGATCGACCGGAAGGCCATCGTGGACGCCGTCTACGACGGCGCGTTCAAGCCGATGGCGTCGCTGCTCGCGCCGCTGGTGCCCGGTTACCGCGAGAACGCCTGCGGCGAGGCCTGCGCGTACGACCCGGCCGGGGCCAAGGCGTTGTTCGACCAGGCCGGCGGGTTCAGCGGCACGCTGACCCTGTGGTTCTCCAACGCCGACCCCAGCTACGAGCAGTGGATGACCGCCGTCGCCAACCAGCTCAAGCAGAACCTCGGGATCTCCGACATCAAGCTGCGCAAGGTCCCGGCCTCCGACTACCTGTCGTCGCTGCGCGAGCGCAAGGAGGATGGCCCGTACCGGAACAACTGGGTCATGGACTACCCCAGCCCGCAGGACTACCTGGAGTACATGTGGGGCGCGGGCAACCGGATGGGCTGGGAGAACAAGGAGTTCGACGACCTGATCAAGCAGGCCAACTCGGCGCCCGGTCTCGACGCCAGCCTGCCGCTCTACCAGAAGGCCGAGGACGTCGCGCTCGCCGAGATGCCGATGATCCCGCTGTGGAACTGGCAGAACCAGGTCGGCTTCTCCACCCGGATCAGCGGTGTGGACGTGACGCCGTACAGCAAGAACCTCTACGCGATCAGCGTGAAGCAGGGGTGA
- a CDS encoding helix-turn-helix transcriptional regulator gives MNPISLSARGLHAVAELGFQVARQGAHGAMTALGEVIPVEAYEFVAFDPATGRHRSLVSAGYTRVDDDAAEEYAGLDTYRRAMSARTPVVMGSPGTERYFRRHLEPYGWRSGITTPLFLTGGRYTGLLHVGSRADLPPEAPAVIGAVSPALAHLTDVTRCVVDPLGLPPGFHALSFERGGRRRDVAGWPPSRALAAEPAMADLARDFIDSRELSRRGLWLDGTGQWREMRLHRAGVGFHGSIQGAVVAERPCALPYDLTTREIEVLTRVARGDSNPQIAAALVLSVRTVTTHLEHIFAKLGCDSRTRLTTKVLAEGLGRLDIA, from the coding sequence ATGAACCCAATCAGCCTCAGCGCGCGCGGCCTGCACGCGGTCGCCGAGCTGGGCTTCCAGGTGGCCCGGCAGGGGGCGCACGGGGCGATGACCGCGCTGGGCGAGGTCATCCCCGTGGAGGCCTACGAGTTCGTCGCGTTCGACCCGGCGACGGGCCGGCACCGCTCGCTGGTCTCGGCCGGCTACACCCGCGTCGACGACGACGCGGCCGAGGAGTACGCCGGGCTCGACACCTACCGCCGGGCGATGTCCGCGCGCACGCCGGTCGTCATGGGCTCTCCCGGCACCGAACGCTACTTCCGCCGTCATCTGGAGCCGTACGGCTGGCGCTCGGGCATCACCACGCCGCTGTTCCTGACCGGCGGGCGCTACACCGGCCTGCTGCACGTCGGCTCGCGCGCGGACCTGCCGCCCGAGGCGCCCGCGGTGATCGGCGCGGTGTCGCCCGCCCTGGCCCACCTCACCGACGTGACCCGCTGCGTGGTCGATCCCCTCGGCCTGCCTCCGGGCTTCCACGCGCTGTCGTTCGAGCGCGGCGGCCGGCGGCGCGACGTGGCGGGCTGGCCGCCCTCGCGGGCCCTCGCCGCCGAGCCGGCCATGGCGGACCTCGCGCGGGACTTCATCGACTCGCGGGAGCTGTCCCGCCGCGGGCTGTGGCTCGACGGCACCGGCCAGTGGCGGGAGATGCGCCTGCACCGGGCCGGCGTCGGCTTCCACGGCTCGATCCAGGGCGCGGTCGTCGCCGAGCGCCCCTGCGCGCTGCCGTACGACCTGACCACCCGGGAGATCGAGGTGCTGACCCGGGTCGCGCGGGGCGACTCCAACCCCCAGATCGCCGCCGCGCTCGTGCTGAGCGTGCGCACCGTGACCACCCATCTGGAGCACATCTTCGCGAAGCTCGGCTGCGACAGCCGTACGCGTCTGACGACCAAGGTTCTCGCCGAGGGACTGGGCCGGCTCGACATCGCATAA
- a CDS encoding DUF4253 domain-containing protein, whose amino-acid sequence MSVHERRRLPMGLELLFGDGGDGRVLSAGLPSGSLVWPDPDYDRMRTHHRPSFWLSDEPVPAGLWARLRAEHPRSGLWPVLLEDGVQPWAAGQIAPDSPDQVDCFSAAAFMAEAWQDLLLGHEAYLAPFGAECPGPAPPAQPVADPDVVADWYADMVAERMTLLGLTAVGRGADAMVAIGWQGALHHNEWTVPLAAVVRSWEERFGARVVGMGFNTLDLSVAAPPATPAHALHVAAEHWTFCPDSVLQGPGTLADYAEQLVGSNAWSFWWD is encoded by the coding sequence ATGTCGGTTCACGAGCGTCGGCGGCTCCCCATGGGTCTGGAGCTGCTGTTCGGCGACGGCGGCGACGGCCGGGTGCTGTCCGCCGGCCTGCCGTCGGGGTCCCTCGTGTGGCCGGACCCCGACTACGACAGGATGCGCACCCACCACCGCCCGTCGTTCTGGCTGAGCGACGAGCCGGTGCCCGCCGGGCTGTGGGCCCGGCTGCGCGCCGAGCACCCCCGCTCGGGCCTGTGGCCGGTGCTGCTGGAGGACGGCGTGCAGCCCTGGGCGGCCGGGCAGATCGCCCCCGACTCGCCCGATCAGGTCGACTGCTTCAGCGCGGCCGCGTTCATGGCCGAGGCGTGGCAGGACCTGCTGCTGGGCCACGAGGCCTACCTCGCGCCGTTCGGGGCCGAGTGCCCCGGGCCCGCGCCTCCCGCCCAGCCCGTGGCCGACCCGGACGTGGTGGCCGACTGGTACGCCGACATGGTCGCCGAGCGCATGACGCTTCTGGGCCTGACCGCGGTGGGCCGCGGCGCCGACGCCATGGTCGCGATCGGCTGGCAGGGGGCGCTGCACCACAACGAGTGGACCGTGCCGCTGGCCGCCGTCGTGCGCAGCTGGGAGGAACGGTTCGGGGCGCGGGTCGTCGGCATGGGGTTCAACACGCTCGACCTCAGCGTCGCCGCACCGCCCGCCACGCCGGCGCACGCGTTGCACGTCGCGGCGGAGCACTGGACCTTCTGCCCCGACAGCGTCCTGCAGGGGCCGGGGACGCTGGCCGACTACGCCGAACAGCTCGTGGGCAGCAACGCCTGGTCATTCTGGTGGGACTAG
- a CDS encoding SAM-dependent methyltransferase, translating to MDGAELGGPDSGGPDTGGAESGGREPGDSWTAKVAGLDPSRANIARMSDYLLGGKDNFAADREFAESLMAIAPEVKTMAVDTRTFLERVVRFLVDQGVRQFLNVASGLPTRRNTHEVAQELAPDARVVYVDDDPVVLSHARALLARTPGTGVVKGSILRPAEMLADPEMLRLVDFRQPVGLLIPARLQYLPDSAEPYKCVAHVRDHLAPGSYLAVGHAVFDSRPELTGPIVELFRQIVTRADDVPRTREKVLRFFDGTELVEPGLVYIRQWRPETKESAARAQRVWIVGGVGRVP from the coding sequence GTGGACGGCGCGGAACTGGGTGGCCCCGACTCGGGCGGCCCAGACACGGGTGGCGCGGAGTCAGGGGGCCGGGAACCGGGCGACTCGTGGACCGCAAAGGTGGCGGGCCTCGACCCCAGCCGGGCCAACATCGCGCGGATGAGCGACTACCTGCTCGGGGGCAAGGACAACTTCGCCGCCGACCGGGAGTTCGCCGAGAGCCTGATGGCCATCGCCCCCGAGGTGAAGACGATGGCCGTGGACACCCGGACGTTCCTCGAACGGGTGGTCCGCTTCCTGGTCGACCAGGGCGTGCGGCAGTTCCTCAACGTGGCGTCGGGGTTGCCGACCCGCCGCAACACCCACGAGGTCGCCCAGGAGCTCGCGCCGGACGCCCGGGTGGTGTACGTGGACGACGACCCGGTGGTGCTCAGCCACGCCCGGGCCCTGCTCGCCCGCACCCCCGGCACCGGGGTGGTCAAGGGCTCGATCCTGCGCCCGGCGGAGATGCTGGCCGACCCCGAGATGCTCCGGCTCGTCGACTTCCGGCAGCCGGTCGGGCTGCTGATCCCGGCCCGGTTGCAGTATCTCCCGGACTCCGCCGAGCCGTACAAGTGCGTGGCCCACGTGCGCGACCACCTCGCCCCCGGCAGCTACCTGGCCGTCGGCCACGCCGTCTTCGACAGCCGTCCCGAGCTGACCGGGCCGATCGTCGAGCTGTTCCGCCAGATCGTGACCCGGGCCGACGACGTGCCGCGGACCAGGGAGAAGGTGCTGCGCTTCTTCGACGGGACCGAGCTCGTCGAGCCCGGTCTCGTCTACATCCGCCAGTGGCGGCCGGAGACGAAGGAGAGCGCCGCGCGGGCCCAGCGGGTGTGGATCGTCGGCGGCGTCGGCCGCGTCCCCTGA
- a CDS encoding lactonase family protein: MPRPGDLVIGGYTPDTEGSGPGLTVARPDAEGRLEPVAETAVSGPSFVAGHPRLPLLYAVLEREGEGGLAVLATGEDRAAPRLLAEHPSGGSLPCHLALDDRGEWLVIANYGDGTVTAYRLGEDGMPEPGPLTFPHEGRGPHPERQEGPHAHMAVFGPGGVLYVTDLGTDEVRRFLPGMRPHPEGAVRLVSGSGPRHFLHHEGHWYVTGELDGTVRVYDASWQEAGTVRASGAEGENLPSHIALSADGRHLYVANRGPDTVAVFAVDGPRLTMVAEAPAGGRWPRHFAIDGDRLYVACQRSDVVVALGLKEGLPEHGGQALAVGTPSCVLVR; the protein is encoded by the coding sequence ATGCCCCGACCCGGCGACCTGGTGATCGGCGGATACACGCCCGACACGGAGGGATCGGGCCCCGGCCTGACGGTGGCCCGGCCGGACGCCGAGGGGCGGCTCGAGCCGGTGGCCGAGACGGCCGTGTCCGGGCCGTCCTTCGTCGCCGGCCATCCCCGCCTGCCGCTGCTCTACGCCGTGCTCGAACGCGAAGGGGAGGGCGGCCTCGCGGTCCTCGCCACCGGCGAGGACCGGGCCGCTCCACGCCTGCTGGCCGAGCACCCGAGCGGCGGGTCGCTGCCCTGCCATCTCGCGCTCGACGACCGGGGTGAGTGGCTCGTGATCGCCAACTACGGCGACGGGACCGTCACGGCGTACCGGCTGGGGGAGGACGGCATGCCGGAGCCCGGCCCGCTGACGTTCCCGCACGAGGGTCGGGGCCCCCACCCGGAACGGCAGGAGGGCCCGCACGCCCACATGGCCGTCTTCGGCCCCGGCGGCGTCCTGTACGTGACCGACCTCGGCACCGACGAGGTCCGCCGCTTCCTGCCCGGCATGCGCCCGCACCCCGAGGGCGCCGTACGGCTGGTCTCCGGCAGCGGCCCCCGGCACTTCCTGCACCACGAGGGACACTGGTACGTCACCGGCGAGCTCGACGGGACCGTGCGCGTCTACGACGCCTCCTGGCAAGAGGCGGGGACGGTCCGGGCGAGCGGCGCGGAGGGGGAGAACCTGCCGTCCCACATCGCCCTGTCCGCCGACGGCCGTCACCTGTACGTCGCCAACCGGGGACCCGACACCGTCGCCGTCTTCGCCGTCGACGGGCCCCGGCTCACAATGGTGGCCGAGGCGCCCGCGGGGGGGCGGTGGCCCCGGCACTTCGCGATCGACGGCGACCGTCTCTATGTGGCCTGCCAGCGGTCGGACGTGGTCGTCGCGCTGGGGCTGAAGGAGGGGCTGCCGGAGCACGGAGGCCAGGCGCTGGCCGTGGGCACCCCCTCGTGCGTGCTCGTCCGCTGA